A region of Leifsonia xyli DNA encodes the following proteins:
- a CDS encoding protein-(glutamine-N5) methyltransferase, release factor-specific, which produces MNPEPASPAARSARALRDETAAVLARAGVPDPQVDAELLIGHVLGESRGRVQALVVMDAEVSDDDAARLRELVERRAAREPLQHITGRAPFRSLELNVGPGVFVPRPETEQVAQFAIDALRAVPSPEPVAVDLGTGSGAIALALATEVPHARVYAVENSPEAFIWARRNIDEVGAANLTPVFIDLADALPQLDGTVDVVISNPPYVPDDAIPRDPEVRLHDPHAALYGGPDGLDVVRTISRVARRLLHPGGTLVLEHGELQGAAIRDLLTADGWRAAATHRDLTTRDRATTALR; this is translated from the coding sequence ATGAATCCCGAACCCGCCTCCCCGGCCGCCCGCTCCGCCCGCGCCCTCCGCGACGAGACCGCCGCCGTGCTCGCGCGCGCCGGTGTGCCGGACCCCCAGGTGGATGCGGAGCTGCTGATCGGCCACGTGCTCGGCGAGAGCCGCGGTCGCGTCCAGGCGCTGGTGGTGATGGATGCGGAGGTGTCCGACGACGACGCTGCCCGCCTGCGCGAGCTGGTCGAGCGCCGCGCGGCGCGGGAGCCCCTGCAGCACATCACCGGCCGGGCGCCGTTCCGGTCGCTGGAGCTGAATGTCGGGCCGGGGGTGTTCGTCCCGCGCCCGGAGACGGAGCAGGTGGCGCAGTTCGCGATCGACGCGCTGCGTGCCGTTCCGTCGCCGGAGCCGGTCGCGGTCGACCTGGGGACGGGCAGCGGAGCGATCGCGCTGGCGCTCGCCACCGAGGTGCCGCACGCCCGCGTCTACGCGGTCGAGAACTCCCCCGAGGCGTTCATCTGGGCGCGTCGCAACATCGACGAGGTGGGCGCGGCGAATCTGACGCCGGTGTTCATCGACCTCGCCGACGCCCTGCCGCAGCTCGACGGGACGGTCGACGTCGTGATCTCGAACCCGCCGTACGTGCCCGACGACGCCATCCCCCGCGACCCCGAGGTGCGCCTCCACGACCCGCACGCGGCCCTCTACGGCGGCCCGGACGGACTGGATGTGGTGCGCACGATCTCCCGCGTGGCCCGGCGCCTGCTCCACCCCGGCGGCACCCTCGTGCTGGAGCACGGGGAGCTGCAGGGCGCCGCGATCCGCGACCTCCTGACCGCCGACGGCTGGCGCGCGGCCGCCACGCACCGCGACCTCACCACCCGCGACCGCGCCACCACGGCACTCCGCTGA
- a CDS encoding cysteine synthase A, which produces MSGHIYANVTEAVGRTPLVRLNRLAEGIDATVLAKLEFYNPAASVKDRIGVAIIDAAEKAGALRPGGTIVEATSGNTGIALAMVGAARGYTVILAMPETASKERRVVMRAFGAQVVLTPGPDGMRGAVARAREIVDTTENAIWARQFENEANPAIHRATTAEEIWEDTDGGVDIFVAGVGTGGTITGVGQVLKERKPDVKVIAVEPLDSPILNGGQPGPHKIQGIGANFVPEILDTTIYDEVVDVSLDDALDVAKKLAIEEGILAGISSGAIIWAALQVAKRPENAGKTVVAIVCDTGERYISTPLWADLLD; this is translated from the coding sequence ATGTCCGGACACATCTACGCCAACGTCACCGAGGCCGTCGGCCGCACCCCGCTCGTCCGGCTCAACCGCCTCGCGGAGGGGATCGACGCGACCGTGCTCGCGAAGCTGGAGTTCTACAATCCGGCCGCGAGCGTGAAGGACCGCATCGGCGTCGCCATCATCGACGCCGCCGAGAAGGCCGGAGCGCTGCGCCCGGGCGGGACGATCGTGGAGGCGACCAGCGGCAACACCGGCATCGCACTCGCGATGGTCGGCGCCGCCCGCGGCTACACGGTGATCCTCGCGATGCCCGAGACGGCGAGCAAGGAGCGCCGCGTCGTGATGCGCGCGTTCGGCGCCCAGGTCGTGCTGACCCCCGGCCCCGACGGGATGCGCGGTGCGGTCGCCCGGGCGCGGGAGATCGTCGACACCACCGAGAACGCCATCTGGGCCCGCCAGTTCGAGAACGAGGCCAACCCGGCCATCCACCGCGCCACCACGGCCGAGGAGATCTGGGAGGACACCGACGGCGGCGTCGACATCTTCGTCGCGGGCGTCGGCACCGGCGGCACCATCACCGGCGTCGGTCAGGTGCTGAAGGAGCGCAAGCCCGACGTGAAGGTGATCGCGGTCGAGCCGCTGGACTCGCCCATCCTGAACGGCGGCCAGCCGGGCCCGCACAAGATCCAGGGCATCGGCGCGAACTTCGTGCCCGAGATCCTGGACACCACGATCTACGACGAGGTCGTCGATGTCTCGCTCGACGACGCGCTCGACGTCGCCAAGAAGCTGGCGATCGAGGAGGGCATCCTCGCGGGCATCTCGTCCGGCGCCATCATCTGGGCGGCCCTTCAGGTGGCGAAGCGCCCGGAGAACGCCGGCAAGACCGTCGTCGCGATCGTGTGCGACACGGGCGAGCGCTACATCTCGACCCCGCTGTGGGCCGACCTGCTGGACTGA
- a CDS encoding serine acetyltransferase, whose product MPIFRAREDIRNARRHDPAARGDAEVAVVYSGLHAVWSYRVAHRLWQAGLRMPARILSQLTRFLTGIEIHPGARIGRRFFIDHGMGVVIGETTWIGDDVMLYHAVTLGGRGSGHGKRHPTIEDGVIVGAGAKVLGSITIGAHSVIGANAVVTRDAPADSLLVGVPAHPRPRSGHEQIAGDDWIDPAIYI is encoded by the coding sequence GTGCCGATCTTCCGGGCGCGCGAGGACATCCGCAACGCCCGCCGTCACGACCCGGCGGCGCGCGGCGATGCCGAGGTCGCCGTCGTCTACTCCGGCCTGCACGCCGTCTGGTCCTACCGGGTCGCGCACCGGCTGTGGCAGGCCGGTCTGCGCATGCCGGCGCGCATCCTGTCCCAGCTGACGCGGTTCCTGACGGGCATCGAGATCCACCCCGGTGCGCGCATCGGGCGGCGCTTCTTCATCGACCACGGAATGGGCGTGGTGATCGGCGAGACGACGTGGATCGGCGACGACGTGATGCTGTACCACGCCGTCACCCTAGGCGGCCGGGGGAGCGGGCACGGCAAACGCCACCCGACCATCGAGGACGGCGTCATCGTCGGCGCCGGCGCGAAGGTGCTCGGCTCGATCACGATCGGCGCGCACTCCGTGATCGGCGCGAACGCCGTCGTCACGCGCGACGCCCCCGCCGACTCGCTCCTCGTCGGGGTCCCCGCGCATCCGCGCCCGCGCTCCGGCCACGAGCAGATCGCCGGCGACGACTGGATCGACCCCGCCATCTACATCTAG
- a CDS encoding homoserine kinase: protein MTSPDLRGRTVVVKVPATSANLGPGFDTLGLALALYDELEVSVRDEPGATVEVTGVGEGEVATDEGNLVVRAIAHTFEAVGVPLPGLNLRARNSIPHGRGMGSSGAAIVSGIMAAKGLLEGVVDLDAQQLLALANDMEGHPDNVAPALFGGLTIAWVTPEGPRFKKLIVHRGVSPLVLVPEHVMSTALARSLQPQSVPHEDAVFNVSRSALLVAALIQSPELLHAATEDKLHQSYRASAMPETDRLITLLRDNGFAAVVSGAGPSILVLGSDPSQRLAAAKLVEEAAQTRWQPLMLAVDFKGATVVRTESARADTPAA from the coding sequence GTGACGTCGCCCGACCTGCGCGGCCGCACGGTCGTCGTCAAGGTCCCCGCCACCAGCGCGAACCTCGGCCCGGGCTTCGACACGCTCGGCCTCGCGCTCGCGCTGTACGACGAGCTCGAGGTGTCCGTCCGCGACGAGCCCGGCGCGACCGTCGAGGTCACCGGCGTCGGCGAGGGCGAGGTCGCGACCGACGAGGGCAACCTCGTGGTCCGCGCCATCGCGCACACCTTCGAGGCGGTCGGCGTGCCGCTGCCCGGCCTGAACCTGCGGGCGCGCAACAGCATCCCGCACGGCCGGGGGATGGGCTCCTCCGGCGCCGCGATCGTCTCCGGCATCATGGCGGCCAAGGGGCTGCTCGAGGGCGTCGTCGACCTCGACGCGCAGCAGCTGCTGGCGCTGGCGAACGACATGGAGGGCCACCCCGACAACGTCGCGCCCGCCCTGTTCGGCGGCCTGACCATCGCGTGGGTGACTCCCGAGGGCCCGCGTTTCAAGAAGCTGATCGTCCACCGCGGCGTCTCGCCGCTCGTGCTGGTGCCCGAACACGTCATGTCCACCGCCCTCGCGCGCAGCCTGCAGCCGCAGTCCGTCCCGCACGAGGATGCCGTGTTCAACGTCTCCCGCTCCGCGCTGCTGGTCGCGGCACTCATCCAGAGCCCCGAGCTGCTGCACGCGGCGACCGAGGACAAGCTCCACCAGAGCTACCGCGCCTCGGCCATGCCGGAGACCGACCGGCTGATCACGCTGCTGCGCGACAACGGCTTCGCCGCCGTCGTCTCGGGTGCGGGGCCGTCCATCCTCGTGCTCGGCAGCGACCCGAGCCAGCGGCTCGCGGCCGCGAAGCTGGTCGAAGAGGCCGCGCAGACCCGCTGGCAGCCGCTGATGCTCGCCGTCGACTTCAAGGGCGCCACGGTCGTGCGCACCGAGTCGGCCCGGGCGGACACACCGGCGGCCTAG
- a CDS encoding ABC transporter ATP-binding protein — MNRPAIEVTGVRKSYGAQTVLDGIDLRVPAGSVFALLGPNGAGKTTLITILSTLVRPDAGRVVIEGHDLETDAEGIRRVISVTGQAAAVDGVLTGEENLRMMARLSGATPAEAKVRAAELIERFDLRAAARRRVSTYSGGMRRRLDLALSLVATPPVIFLDEPTTGLDTRSRQTLWDIILNLARRGTTILLTTQYLEEADQLADRIAVLDHGMIVAEGTAAELKARVGGEVVELRDARGELVRELPTDGTVEALRTAIDQLDALGIADGTIGIRKPSLDDAFLALTGQSTAAPTDEEAVR, encoded by the coding sequence ATGAACCGACCCGCGATCGAGGTCACGGGGGTGCGCAAGTCCTACGGCGCGCAGACGGTGCTCGACGGCATCGACCTGCGCGTTCCGGCGGGCAGCGTGTTCGCCCTGCTGGGGCCGAACGGAGCGGGCAAGACCACGCTCATCACCATCCTGTCCACGCTGGTGCGCCCGGATGCGGGACGCGTCGTCATCGAGGGCCACGACCTGGAGACGGACGCGGAGGGCATCCGCCGCGTCATCAGCGTCACCGGCCAGGCGGCCGCGGTGGACGGCGTGCTCACCGGCGAGGAGAACCTGCGCATGATGGCCAGGCTGTCCGGAGCGACGCCCGCCGAGGCCAAGGTTCGAGCCGCCGAGCTGATCGAGCGCTTCGACCTCCGGGCCGCCGCCCGCAGGCGCGTCTCCACCTACTCCGGCGGGATGCGGCGGCGGCTCGACCTGGCGCTCAGCCTCGTCGCGACCCCGCCCGTCATCTTCCTGGACGAGCCGACCACCGGCCTCGACACCCGCAGCCGGCAGACGCTGTGGGACATCATCCTCAACCTGGCCCGCCGCGGGACCACGATCCTGCTGACGACGCAGTACCTCGAGGAGGCCGACCAGCTGGCCGACCGCATCGCGGTGCTCGACCACGGCATGATCGTCGCCGAGGGCACCGCCGCCGAGCTGAAGGCGCGGGTCGGCGGCGAGGTCGTCGAGCTGCGGGATGCGCGCGGCGAGCTCGTGCGCGAACTCCCCACCGACGGGACCGTGGAGGCGCTCCGCACCGCGATCGACCAGCTCGACGCCCTCGGGATCGCGGACGGCACGATCGGCATCCGCAAGCCGTCGCTCGACGACGCGTTCCTCGCCCTGACGGGGCAGTCCACAGCAGCACCCACCGACGAGGAGGCCGTCCGATGA
- a CDS encoding homoserine dehydrogenase: MIEYRNLRVALLGAGSVGSQVARLLLEQGDEFASRIGARLELVGIAVRDVDAPRDVDLPRHLFTTDASSLILGADIVVELMGGVEPARGYVLEALNSGADVITANKALLATHGPELFEAAEQVGAQLYYEAAVAGAIPIIRPLRDSLAGDRINRILGIVNGTTNFILDRMDVVGETLQDALATAGERGYAEADPTADIGGYDAAQKAAILASLAFHTTVPLDRVYREGITSITKQQVDAAREANAVIKLLAICERMTDPETGEEGVSARVYPALISRDHPLAAVHGAHNAVFVQSAAAGDLMFYGAGAGGVETASAVLGDVVSAARRHVVGGPGVAESTHAGIPVLDIGRVVTRYQITLDVADQPGVLAAVARILSDGGVSVETVQQSVPSLTGPVVIAGNAGGEPGSPIHGGGTATATLVIGTHEAEEAALAATVEALAASDVVVAISSVLRVEGS, encoded by the coding sequence ATGATCGAGTACCGCAACCTCCGTGTCGCCCTGCTCGGGGCCGGCTCCGTCGGCTCGCAGGTGGCCCGTCTGCTGCTGGAGCAGGGGGACGAGTTCGCCTCCCGCATCGGCGCCCGCCTCGAACTGGTGGGCATCGCCGTCCGCGACGTGGACGCGCCGCGCGACGTCGACCTCCCGCGCCACCTGTTCACGACCGACGCCAGCTCGCTCATCCTGGGCGCCGACATCGTCGTGGAGCTGATGGGCGGCGTCGAGCCGGCCCGCGGCTACGTGCTCGAGGCGCTCAACTCCGGCGCCGACGTCATCACCGCGAACAAGGCGCTGCTGGCGACCCACGGCCCCGAGCTGTTCGAAGCGGCCGAGCAGGTCGGCGCGCAGCTCTACTACGAGGCGGCCGTCGCCGGGGCGATCCCGATCATCCGTCCCCTGCGCGACAGCCTCGCCGGCGACCGGATCAACCGCATCCTCGGCATCGTGAACGGCACGACCAACTTCATCCTCGACCGCATGGATGTGGTGGGCGAGACCCTGCAGGACGCCCTGGCGACCGCCGGCGAGCGCGGCTACGCCGAGGCCGACCCGACCGCCGACATCGGCGGCTACGACGCGGCGCAGAAGGCGGCCATCCTGGCGAGCCTCGCCTTCCACACCACCGTCCCGCTCGACCGCGTCTACCGCGAGGGCATCACCAGCATCACCAAGCAGCAGGTGGATGCGGCGCGCGAGGCGAACGCGGTCATCAAGCTGCTGGCCATCTGCGAGCGCATGACCGACCCGGAGACGGGGGAGGAGGGCGTCTCGGCCCGCGTCTACCCGGCGCTGATCAGCCGCGACCACCCGCTCGCCGCCGTGCACGGCGCGCACAACGCCGTCTTCGTGCAGTCCGCCGCCGCGGGCGACCTCATGTTCTACGGCGCAGGCGCCGGCGGCGTCGAGACCGCCTCCGCTGTGCTCGGCGATGTCGTGTCCGCGGCCCGCCGTCACGTCGTCGGCGGCCCGGGCGTCGCCGAGTCGACGCACGCCGGCATCCCGGTCCTCGACATCGGGCGCGTCGTCACCCGCTACCAGATCACCCTCGATGTGGCGGACCAGCCGGGCGTCCTCGCCGCGGTCGCGCGCATCCTGAGCGACGGCGGCGTCAGCGTCGAGACCGTGCAACAGTCTGTGCCGAGCCTGACCGGGCCCGTCGTCATCGCGGGTAACGCGGGAGGCGAGCCGGGCTCGCCGATTCACGGCGGCGGGACGGCCACCGCTACCCTGGTCATCGGAACCCACGAAGCCGAGGAGGCCGCGCTCGCGGCCACCGTCGAGGCGCTCGCAGCGAGCGACGTCGTGGTCGCCATCTCTTCCGTTCTCCGAGTCGAAGGATCGTAA
- a CDS encoding transcription termination factor Rho — protein sequence MTDVELHAGGVDTSDLTSLKVAELQALAAELGLQGAGRLRKGELVEAIAAARAAGAPADSAEPALIETTEVDAAPAAASQVLTEPLIAEPLIAEPAGAERVEPTVGDPVLPPADAAQSAEAPTGDQAGSEPRRRGSRRVTSPDGTGIAAPVATGSHVNSGATGVDSLIPDVDALLDSALASREQARGQQNGQNAQNGEQGQGGGRRRRGRGGQNGEQGGQEQQNGQQGQDAAQAQGEQADQQADQADGQNEQQGSGRNRRNRNRNKNNQQQNEQGQQNQQGQPKDLQQGGQGQQNRGQNAQTQQSDAEGERGGRYRDRNRKRRGGVGGDEFEPELTEDDVLIPVAGILDVLDNYAFVRTTGYLPGASDVYVSLGQVKKYNLRKGDAVVGAIRQPRDNENNSRQKYNALVKVDSINGQTPEEAAARVEFGKLTPLYPQERLRLETEPSKVTQRIIDLVAPIGKGQRGLIVAPPKAGKTIVMQQIANAITANNPEVHLMVVLVDERPEEVTDMQRTVKGEVIASTFDRPAEDHTTVAELAIERAKRLVELGHDVVVLLDSITRLGRAYNLTAPASGRILSGGVDASALYPPKRFFGAARNIEHGGSLTILASALVETGSKMDEVIFEEFKGTGNMELRLSRQLADKRIFPAVDVNASGTRREEMLMGQDEVKITWKLRRALAGLDQQQALEIVLGRLKETSSNVEFLMQVQKSMPQPTNGHGNAHSHGHENDHR from the coding sequence GTGACTGATGTCGAACTCCACGCCGGGGGCGTGGACACCAGCGACCTGACCTCGCTCAAGGTGGCGGAGCTGCAGGCTCTCGCCGCCGAGCTCGGGCTCCAGGGCGCAGGCCGGCTCCGCAAGGGCGAGCTGGTCGAGGCGATCGCCGCTGCACGCGCAGCGGGCGCTCCGGCCGACTCCGCCGAGCCGGCCCTGATCGAGACCACCGAGGTCGACGCGGCGCCCGCCGCGGCCTCGCAGGTCCTCACCGAGCCTCTCATCGCCGAGCCGCTCATCGCCGAGCCGGCCGGCGCCGAGCGCGTCGAGCCCACCGTGGGCGACCCGGTGCTGCCGCCGGCCGATGCCGCGCAGAGCGCCGAGGCCCCGACGGGCGACCAGGCCGGCTCCGAGCCGCGCCGCCGCGGCTCGCGTCGCGTGACCAGCCCCGACGGCACCGGCATCGCGGCGCCCGTCGCGACCGGCTCGCACGTCAACTCCGGCGCCACCGGCGTCGACTCGCTCATCCCCGATGTGGATGCGCTGCTCGACTCCGCGCTCGCCTCCCGCGAGCAGGCCCGCGGCCAGCAGAACGGCCAGAACGCCCAGAACGGCGAGCAGGGCCAGGGCGGCGGACGCCGTCGCCGTGGCCGTGGCGGCCAGAACGGCGAGCAGGGCGGCCAGGAGCAGCAGAACGGCCAGCAGGGCCAGGACGCCGCGCAGGCGCAGGGCGAGCAGGCCGACCAGCAGGCCGACCAGGCCGACGGCCAGAACGAGCAGCAGGGCTCCGGCCGCAACCGCCGCAACCGCAACCGCAACAAGAACAACCAGCAGCAGAACGAGCAGGGCCAGCAGAATCAGCAGGGCCAGCCGAAGGACCTGCAGCAGGGTGGCCAGGGCCAGCAGAACCGGGGCCAGAACGCCCAGACCCAGCAGAGCGACGCCGAGGGCGAGCGCGGCGGCCGCTACCGCGACCGCAACCGCAAGCGTCGCGGCGGCGTCGGCGGCGATGAGTTCGAGCCGGAGCTGACCGAGGACGACGTCCTCATCCCCGTCGCGGGCATCCTCGACGTGCTCGACAACTACGCGTTCGTCCGCACCACCGGCTACCTGCCGGGCGCGAGCGACGTGTACGTCTCGCTGGGCCAGGTCAAGAAGTACAACCTGCGCAAGGGCGACGCCGTGGTCGGCGCCATCCGCCAGCCGCGCGACAACGAGAACAACAGCCGCCAGAAGTACAACGCGCTGGTCAAGGTCGACTCCATCAACGGGCAGACCCCGGAGGAGGCCGCGGCCCGCGTCGAGTTCGGCAAGCTGACGCCGCTGTACCCGCAGGAGCGCCTGCGCCTCGAGACCGAGCCCAGCAAGGTGACCCAGCGGATCATCGACCTGGTCGCCCCGATCGGCAAGGGCCAGCGCGGCCTCATCGTCGCGCCGCCGAAGGCCGGCAAGACCATCGTGATGCAGCAGATTGCCAACGCGATCACCGCAAACAACCCCGAGGTTCACCTCATGGTGGTGCTGGTGGACGAGCGCCCAGAAGAGGTCACCGACATGCAGCGCACGGTGAAGGGCGAGGTCATCGCCTCGACCTTCGACCGTCCCGCCGAGGACCACACCACCGTCGCCGAGCTCGCCATCGAGCGCGCGAAGCGCCTGGTGGAGCTGGGCCACGACGTGGTCGTGCTGCTCGACTCCATCACCCGACTGGGCCGTGCGTACAACCTGACCGCTCCGGCGTCGGGCCGCATCCTCTCCGGTGGTGTGGACGCGTCGGCGCTGTACCCGCCGAAGCGCTTCTTCGGCGCCGCGCGCAACATCGAGCACGGCGGCTCGCTGACCATCCTCGCCTCGGCGCTGGTGGAGACCGGCTCCAAGATGGACGAGGTCATCTTCGAGGAGTTCAAGGGCACCGGCAACATGGAGCTCCGCCTGTCGCGCCAGCTGGCCGACAAGCGCATCTTCCCGGCCGTCGACGTCAACGCCTCCGGCACCCGCCGCGAGGAGATGCTGATGGGCCAGGACGAGGTCAAGATCACCTGGAAGCTGCGCCGCGCCCTCGCTGGGCTCGACCAGCAGCAGGCGCTCGAGATCGTCCTCGGCCGCCTCAAGGAGACCTCGAGCAACGTCGAGTTCCTGATGCAGGTGCAGAAGTCGATGCCGCAGCCGACCAACGGCCACGGCAACGCGCACTCGCACGGTCACGAGAACGACCACCGCTAG
- a CDS encoding threonine synthase: MPQPKAYSRQWRGVLREYADRLNISDATPIVTLGEGGTPLIPAPALSARTGADVYVKFEGMNPTGSFKDRGMTMAISKAVEHGAKAVICASTGNTSASAAAYATHAGIQSVVLVPEGKIAMGKLSQAIAHNAQLLQVQGNFDDCLDIARELATNYPVHLVNSVNPDRIEGQKTAAFEVVEALGDAPDFHLVPVGNAGNYTAYHRGYTEELQRGESTKLPRMFGFQAAGSAPIVLGHAVKEPDTIATAIRIGNPASWELALNARDDSDGWFGAIDDAKILEAHRILSAEVGIFVEPASAISVAGLLERAEAGVIPAGATVVLTVTGHGLKDPQWALRTADGSDVQPTVVPVDTTAIADVLGLQASGATSNAEANA, from the coding sequence ATGCCCCAGCCGAAGGCCTACAGTCGTCAGTGGCGAGGCGTCCTCCGCGAGTACGCGGACCGCCTGAACATCTCCGACGCCACTCCGATCGTCACGCTCGGCGAGGGCGGCACGCCGCTCATCCCGGCTCCGGCGCTGTCTGCGCGCACCGGCGCCGACGTGTACGTGAAGTTCGAGGGCATGAACCCGACCGGGTCGTTCAAGGACCGCGGCATGACCATGGCCATCTCGAAGGCCGTCGAGCACGGCGCGAAGGCCGTCATCTGCGCCTCCACCGGCAACACCTCGGCCTCGGCCGCCGCGTACGCGACGCACGCCGGCATCCAGTCCGTCGTGCTCGTGCCGGAGGGCAAGATCGCGATGGGCAAGCTCAGCCAGGCGATCGCTCACAACGCCCAGCTGCTGCAGGTGCAGGGCAACTTCGACGACTGCCTCGACATCGCGCGCGAGCTTGCGACCAACTACCCGGTGCACCTGGTCAACTCCGTCAACCCGGACCGCATCGAGGGCCAGAAGACCGCCGCCTTCGAGGTCGTGGAGGCGCTCGGCGACGCGCCCGACTTCCACCTCGTCCCGGTCGGGAACGCCGGCAACTACACCGCCTACCACCGCGGCTACACCGAGGAGCTGCAGCGCGGCGAGTCGACGAAGCTGCCGCGGATGTTCGGCTTCCAGGCCGCGGGCAGCGCGCCGATCGTGCTCGGCCACGCCGTGAAGGAGCCCGACACCATCGCGACCGCGATCCGCATCGGCAACCCGGCCTCGTGGGAGCTCGCGCTCAACGCGCGCGACGACAGCGACGGCTGGTTCGGCGCGATCGACGACGCCAAGATCCTCGAGGCGCACCGCATCCTGTCCGCCGAGGTCGGCATCTTCGTCGAGCCGGCCTCCGCGATCAGCGTCGCGGGCCTGCTCGAGCGCGCTGAGGCGGGCGTCATCCCCGCCGGCGCGACCGTCGTGCTGACCGTGACCGGCCACGGCCTGAAGGACCCGCAGTGGGCCCTCCGCACCGCCGACGGCTCCGACGTGCAGCCGACCGTGGTGCCGGTGGACACGACGGCGATCGCCGACGTGCTCGGCCTGCAGGCCAGCGGCGCCACCTCGAACGCCGAGGCGAACGCGTGA
- a CDS encoding peptide chain release factor 1 → MFESVNTLIAEHDDLQRQLSDPDLHSDPVRSKKVNRRYAELSRIVAAYNEWKQLTDDLEAARELAAEDAAFAEEIPGLEASLAESSEKLRRLLIPRDPNDSRDVIMEIKMGEGGAESALFAGDLLRMYLHYADSRRWKAEIIEQTSSDLGGIKDVQVAFKGGSSDPAEGVWAHLKYEGGVHRVQRVPATESQGRIHTSAAGVLVFPEVDEPEEVEINPNDLKIDVFRSSGPGGQSVNTTDSAVRITHVPTGIVVSMQNEKSQLQNREAAMRVLRARLLARQQEEADAEAAEFRKGQIRTMDRSERIRTYNFPENRIADHRTGYKAYNLDAVMNGALDPVIDSNIEADEEARLADLGQE, encoded by the coding sequence ATGTTCGAATCGGTGAACACGCTCATCGCCGAGCACGACGACCTGCAGCGCCAGCTGTCCGACCCCGACCTGCACAGCGATCCGGTGCGCTCCAAGAAGGTGAACCGGCGCTACGCCGAGCTGTCGCGCATCGTCGCGGCCTACAACGAGTGGAAGCAGCTGACGGACGACCTGGAGGCCGCCCGCGAGCTGGCCGCCGAGGACGCCGCGTTCGCCGAGGAGATCCCGGGCCTGGAGGCGAGCCTCGCGGAGTCGTCCGAGAAGCTGCGCCGTCTGCTCATCCCGCGCGACCCCAACGACAGCCGCGACGTCATCATGGAGATCAAGATGGGCGAGGGCGGCGCCGAGTCCGCGCTGTTCGCCGGCGACCTGCTGCGCATGTACCTCCACTACGCCGACTCGCGCCGCTGGAAGGCCGAGATCATCGAGCAGACCTCGAGCGACCTGGGCGGCATCAAGGACGTGCAGGTCGCCTTCAAGGGCGGCTCCAGCGACCCGGCCGAGGGCGTCTGGGCGCACCTCAAGTACGAGGGCGGCGTGCACCGCGTGCAGCGCGTGCCGGCCACCGAGTCGCAGGGCCGCATCCACACCTCCGCCGCCGGCGTGCTCGTCTTCCCGGAGGTGGACGAGCCGGAGGAGGTCGAGATCAACCCGAACGACCTCAAGATCGACGTGTTCCGGTCGTCCGGCCCCGGAGGGCAGTCGGTCAACACGACCGACTCGGCGGTGCGCATCACGCACGTCCCGACCGGCATCGTCGTGTCGATGCAGAACGAGAAGAGCCAGTTGCAGAACCGCGAGGCGGCGATGCGCGTGCTGCGCGCCCGCCTGCTCGCGCGGCAGCAGGAGGAGGCGGACGCCGAGGCGGCCGAGTTCCGCAAGGGCCAGATCCGCACCATGGACCGCTCGGAGCGCATCCGCACCTACAACTTCCCCGAGAACCGCATCGCGGACCACCGCACCGGCTACAAGGCCTACAACCTCGACGCCGTCATGAACGGAGCCCTGGACCCCGTCATCGACAGCAACATCGAGGCCGACGAGGAGGCCCGCCTCGCCGATCTCGGCCAGGAGTAG
- a CDS encoding multidrug ABC transporter permease — MTTATLTTRPERAVAPLTSARVFVGRSIRHSLRDVEALTMAIVLPVMLMLLFTFVFGGALDRDGGYVQYVVPGIILLCAGFGASSTAVDVAQDMSDGIVDRFRTMPLRSRGVVTGHVVASLLRNLFATGVVIGVALLVGFRPTANALQWIGALGVVALFILAITWLYAGIGLAAKSPTAASGYGFALLFLPYLSSAFVPTDTMPTWLQWIAENQPITPIIETIRAFLFGRDPGSDLWWALGWCALIIVGAYVWAAWLFRRSAARR; from the coding sequence ATGACCACCGCGACCCTCACCACCCGCCCCGAGCGCGCCGTCGCGCCGCTCACCAGCGCCCGCGTCTTCGTGGGCCGCAGCATCCGTCACTCGCTCCGCGACGTGGAGGCGCTGACGATGGCGATCGTCCTGCCCGTCATGCTCATGCTCCTGTTCACCTTCGTGTTCGGGGGAGCGCTGGATCGCGACGGCGGCTACGTGCAGTACGTGGTACCGGGCATCATCCTGCTCTGCGCGGGCTTCGGCGCCTCCAGCACGGCCGTCGACGTCGCGCAGGACATGAGCGACGGCATCGTGGACCGGTTCCGCACCATGCCGCTGCGCTCGCGCGGCGTCGTGACCGGCCACGTCGTCGCCAGCCTGCTGCGCAACCTCTTCGCGACCGGTGTCGTGATCGGGGTCGCCCTGCTGGTCGGTTTCCGTCCCACCGCGAACGCGCTGCAGTGGATCGGCGCCCTCGGCGTCGTGGCCCTCTTCATCCTCGCCATCACCTGGCTCTACGCCGGGATCGGCCTCGCGGCGAAGAGCCCGACCGCGGCGAGCGGCTACGGCTTCGCGCTGCTGTTCCTGCCCTACCTGTCGAGCGCGTTCGTCCCCACGGACACGATGCCGACCTGGCTGCAGTGGATCGCCGAGAACCAGCCGATCACGCCGATCATCGAGACGATCCGCGCGTTCCTGTTCGGACGCGACCCGGGCAGCGACCTGTGGTGGGCGCTCGGCTGGTGCGCGCTCATCATCGTCGGCGCCTACGTCTGGGCCGCCTGGCTGTTCCGCCGCTCGGCGGCCCGGCGCTAG